A window of Sulfurimonas gotlandica GD1 contains these coding sequences:
- the hisF gene encoding imidazole glycerol phosphate synthase subunit HisF: MNYFAKRIIPCLDVKDGRVVKGVNFVGLRDAGDPVEVAKRYNEEGADEITFLDITASSDNRDTIVDIVAQVAREVFIPLTVGGGIRRLDDIYKLLNVGCDKVSVNSAAIKRPELIDEGAKRFGSQCIVTAIDVKRTGNKYNVFLNGGRVDTGIDAVEWAKEVVNRGSGEILLTSMDADGTKAGFELNITEQISRAVNVPVIASGGAGTMQHIKEAFEHGADAALAASIFHYKEIDIMDLKHYLHNNNIPVRL; this comes from the coding sequence ATGAACTATTTCGCTAAAAGAATCATCCCTTGTCTTGATGTTAAAGATGGACGTGTTGTAAAAGGAGTTAACTTTGTTGGACTTAGAGATGCAGGTGACCCTGTAGAAGTTGCAAAAAGATATAACGAAGAAGGTGCTGATGAAATCACTTTTTTAGACATTACAGCATCTAGCGATAATAGAGATACTATAGTAGATATTGTAGCCCAAGTAGCGCGTGAAGTTTTCATTCCTCTTACTGTTGGTGGTGGTATAAGAAGACTAGATGATATCTACAAACTTTTAAATGTTGGTTGTGATAAAGTTAGTGTAAACTCAGCAGCTATTAAAAGACCTGAACTTATAGATGAAGGCGCAAAACGTTTTGGTTCTCAATGTATTGTAACTGCTATAGATGTTAAAAGAACAGGCAATAAATATAATGTCTTTTTAAACGGTGGTAGAGTTGATACGGGTATAGATGCCGTAGAATGGGCGAAAGAAGTTGTGAATCGCGGAAGTGGAGAAATACTTCTGACATCTATGGATGCTGATGGTACTAAAGCCGGTTTTGAGCTAAACATCACAGAACAAATTAGCAGAGCGGTAAATGTACCAGTTATTGCTAGTGGTGGAGCTGGAACTATGCAGCATATTAAAGAAGCTTTTGAGCATGGCGCAGATGCAGCACTGGCTGCTAGTATATTTCACTACAAAGAAATAGATATAATGGATTTAAAACACTACCTTCATAATAATAACATTCCTGTTAGACTATAA
- the recJ gene encoding single-stranded-DNA-specific exonuclease RecJ: MLNSITNLDKSSLFELLSNRFESEDKKLSQIPNPSLLQDADKSAKKIADAIRNNKKITLVGDYDVDGVSSTAIMVDFFRQIPYPLDAIIPNRFTDGYGVSPTVLERVDADLVITVDNGISALEAARICKERHIDLIITDHHTPDDSLPDAYAIVDPKLSSCEYPFKEICGAQVAWLLLALVKKELSLSIDMRQFLDILAIAIIADIMPLIDINRTLVKEGLKVLMNSNRPASIVIRDFLNKSTITSEDIAFQIAPRINSAGRLEDASIALEFFCAKDTHTAYKQFELLGKLNDLRKETEAEATKEAIADANPDADVIVVAKENWHEGVVGIVAARLVDKFGRPAIVLSIENGVAKGSARSIGEISIYELIKANERLLTKFGGHKMAAGLGLQEENIEAFRDAINFTASTLNPEDFIPKEKVTGILSSEDIDFELLNLLQSFEPYGEANHRPSFLLRDAEIVSIKTMGKEKSHCKITLKQHPHDRKTLELILFRQVLEMPTDRKISCSYTVAKNEFNGRISLQLLVTKVY; the protein is encoded by the coding sequence GTGCTGAATAGTATAACAAACTTAGATAAGTCATCTCTTTTTGAGCTGCTATCTAATCGTTTTGAGAGTGAAGACAAGAAACTCTCACAAATCCCAAATCCTTCCCTGCTTCAAGATGCTGATAAATCTGCTAAAAAAATAGCAGATGCTATAAGAAATAATAAAAAAATAACTCTTGTAGGTGATTATGATGTAGATGGGGTCAGTTCCACAGCCATAATGGTGGACTTTTTTAGACAGATACCATACCCACTAGATGCTATTATCCCAAACCGTTTTACAGATGGCTATGGTGTCAGTCCCACAGTTTTAGAGAGAGTAGATGCTGACTTAGTCATAACAGTAGACAATGGCATCTCCGCTCTTGAAGCCGCTCGTATTTGTAAAGAGCGCCATATTGACCTAATAATAACAGATCATCATACACCAGATGATTCTCTTCCAGATGCATACGCTATAGTTGACCCAAAACTCTCATCTTGCGAGTACCCGTTTAAAGAGATATGCGGAGCACAAGTAGCTTGGTTACTCTTAGCCCTTGTAAAAAAAGAGTTAAGTTTATCTATAGACATGAGACAATTTTTGGACATATTAGCCATTGCAATCATAGCTGATATTATGCCTCTGATAGATATAAACAGAACACTGGTTAAAGAGGGTCTAAAAGTTCTAATGAACTCAAATAGACCTGCTTCTATAGTCATCAGAGATTTTTTAAACAAGTCCACAATAACTTCTGAAGATATAGCATTTCAGATAGCTCCACGAATTAACTCTGCTGGAAGACTCGAGGATGCTTCTATAGCTCTAGAGTTCTTTTGTGCAAAAGACACTCATACAGCATATAAACAGTTTGAACTTCTAGGAAAGCTTAATGATCTTAGAAAAGAGACAGAAGCTGAAGCTACTAAAGAAGCCATAGCAGATGCAAATCCAGATGCTGATGTGATTGTTGTAGCTAAAGAGAACTGGCATGAGGGAGTTGTTGGAATAGTAGCAGCGAGACTTGTAGATAAATTTGGCAGACCTGCGATAGTGCTAAGCATCGAAAACGGTGTGGCAAAAGGAAGTGCCAGAAGTATTGGGGAGATAAGCATCTACGAGCTTATAAAGGCAAATGAACGCTTGTTAACTAAGTTTGGTGGACATAAGATGGCAGCCGGCTTAGGGCTTCAAGAAGAAAATATAGAAGCTTTTAGAGATGCCATAAATTTCACTGCTTCTACGCTTAACCCTGAAGATTTCATTCCAAAAGAAAAAGTAACTGGAATACTTTCAAGTGAAGATATAGATTTTGAACTACTAAATTTACTACAGAGTTTTGAGCCATATGGAGAAGCTAATCATCGTCCATCATTCTTACTTAGAGATGCAGAAATAGTAAGTATTAAGACTATGGGAAAAGAAAAATCACACTGTAAAATCACTCTAAAACAACACCCTCACGACAGAAAAACTTTAGAACTTATTTTGTTTAGACAAGTTCTAGAGATGCCTACTGATAGAAAAATATCTTGCAGTTATACAGTTGCAAAAAACGAATTTAATGGAAGAATATCTTTGCAACTTCTAGTAACAAAAGTCTATTAA
- a CDS encoding ribonuclease J: MEEENQGNKETNPQSDSKPNENNRRPNSNTNRNNNSNAKPNANAANKGTNPNNANKNKNRSRNRRQPTPTDENLKTFVGKNQEAHKQRLNPHYKLDLNSKAKIRITPLGGLGEIGGNITVFETENEAILVDIGMSFPDEDMHGVDILVPDFTYLREIKHKIKAVIITHAHEDHIGAMPYLYKEMQFPIYATPLPLAMIGNKFDEHHIKECRKYFNPVVKREVYDIGEDFKVEWMHMTHSILDSSSLAITTEAGTIIHTGDFKIDHTPVDGYTADLHRLAHYGEKGVLCLLSDSTNSYNTIPTPSELSVAPALDRVFAKAEGRVLLSTFSSNIHRVFQAIQYGVKYGRKVCVIGRSMERNIEIAMQYDYIKLPKSIFVEPDQIANMNDKEILIVTTGSQGEPSSALFRMSIGEHRHVKIKPTDLIVLSSRAIPGNEGSISGMLNHLQRAGAKVASERDIHVSGHASMEEQKLMLRLVNPKFFLPVHGEYNHVMKHKETGIMCGVPERNIMLMTDGDQIEVAPKYMRKVKTVKTGKTYIDNQNNHQIEDDIILDRQKLASDGIVMLVAQVDGKHCKMQAKPKVTTFGIVADKQDKAFAKEMEDILENFLLHVKDGQIENPRALENDLRQIVRKHIFRKMKKYPLIVPHVLIS; encoded by the coding sequence ATGGAAGAAGAGAATCAAGGGAATAAGGAAACTAACCCTCAATCAGACAGCAAACCAAATGAAAACAATAGAAGACCCAATAGCAATACTAATAGAAATAACAACAGTAATGCTAAGCCAAATGCAAATGCCGCTAACAAAGGTACTAACCCAAATAATGCAAATAAAAATAAAAATCGTAGTCGTAATCGTAGACAACCTACCCCGACCGATGAGAATTTAAAAACATTTGTAGGCAAAAATCAAGAAGCTCACAAGCAGAGACTAAACCCGCATTATAAACTAGATTTAAATTCTAAAGCCAAAATACGTATAACTCCACTTGGTGGTCTTGGTGAAATTGGTGGAAATATAACAGTATTTGAAACTGAAAATGAGGCTATACTAGTTGATATTGGGATGAGTTTCCCAGATGAAGATATGCATGGCGTAGATATTTTAGTACCTGATTTTACTTATCTTCGTGAGATTAAACATAAAATAAAAGCAGTAATTATTACTCACGCTCACGAAGATCATATTGGTGCAATGCCATATCTTTATAAAGAGATGCAGTTCCCTATTTACGCTACACCACTTCCTCTTGCAATGATAGGTAATAAATTTGATGAACACCATATTAAAGAGTGTAGAAAATATTTTAATCCAGTTGTAAAAAGAGAAGTTTATGATATCGGTGAAGACTTTAAAGTTGAGTGGATGCATATGACTCACTCTATTTTAGATTCATCTTCACTAGCTATAACTACAGAAGCTGGTACAATTATTCACACAGGTGACTTTAAAATTGACCATACTCCAGTAGATGGTTACACAGCAGATTTACATAGACTTGCTCACTATGGAGAGAAGGGTGTATTATGTCTTTTAAGTGATTCTACAAACTCTTATAACACAATACCAACTCCATCTGAGTTAAGTGTTGCTCCAGCACTTGATCGTGTGTTTGCTAAGGCAGAAGGGCGTGTTTTACTTTCAACTTTTAGCTCAAATATTCACCGTGTTTTCCAAGCAATTCAGTATGGTGTTAAATATGGTCGTAAAGTTTGTGTGATTGGTCGTTCAATGGAGCGTAATATTGAAATTGCTATGCAGTATGATTACATCAAACTGCCAAAAAGTATCTTTGTAGAGCCTGATCAGATTGCTAATATGAATGACAAAGAAATTCTTATAGTTACAACTGGTTCTCAAGGTGAACCAAGTTCAGCACTATTTAGAATGTCAATAGGTGAGCACAGACATGTTAAGATTAAGCCAACGGATTTAATTGTACTTTCTTCTCGTGCAATTCCTGGTAATGAAGGCTCAATTTCAGGAATGTTAAATCACCTACAGCGTGCTGGTGCAAAAGTAGCATCTGAAAGAGATATTCACGTTTCAGGTCATGCTTCTATGGAAGAGCAAAAGCTTATGCTGCGTCTTGTAAATCCTAAGTTCTTTTTACCGGTTCATGGTGAGTATAACCATGTTATGAAGCATAAAGAGACTGGTATTATGTGTGGTGTTCCAGAGAGAAATATCATGCTTATGACTGATGGTGATCAGATAGAGGTCGCTCCTAAATATATGCGTAAAGTTAAAACAGTTAAGACTGGTAAGACATATATTGACAACCAAAATAATCATCAGATTGAAGATGATATTATTCTTGATCGTCAAAAGCTAGCATCTGATGGTATCGTTATGCTTGTTGCTCAAGTTGATGGGAAACACTGCAAAATGCAAGCAAAACCAAAAGTTACTACATTTGGTATAGTTGCAGATAAGCAAGACAAAGCTTTTGCTAAAGAGATGGAAGATATACTAGAAAACTTTTTATTACATGTTAAAGATGGACAGATTGAGAACCCAAGAGCACTTGAGAATGATCTCCGTCAAATTGTAAGAAAACATATCTTTAGAAAAATGAAGAAATATCCACTGATAGTTCCTCATGTACTTATATCGTAG
- a CDS encoding DUF3373 family protein: protein MKKIIALSTVAFLSTALYANADMQSQIDELTKKVQTLEKKQTKNTEKISSVNALAAKDNLKFDVDFRTSYDNIQYETVGKKKYSNDALYSNRLWLGMGYAPVDTMIFKGQLSFNKAFGASYAQRGTGHGFDTFDWVINENLTDDTLKVREAYWLWTPTVGGFPTTLSVGRRPATNGYLINLRDDDKAKSPMGHVINMEFDGASASVQLDKYVSGMYVKLCLGRGLTNAASWASSATYYAGGGGAVSPNYAEVSGALDNVDMLGVIFKPYDNGQYSLMTKYYRGFNVPGMVNNPSYVPPAAPTAAVPAMLMKSLGEMDGAAISGKIDGIGNEINDFLDSTVIFASFAWSQTRPDSTNAADAMLGSTEQKSGTSYWIGTQMPNMTGGKFGLEYNHGSKYWRPFTYGEDTMVGSKMATRGSAYEAYWTQPIIDDVFSMQIRYTYLDYDYSGSNGFFGNGGAPIDLSSSTEVAAAALQGSDPVKTAQDIRVYFRYRY from the coding sequence ATGAAAAAAATTATCGCACTTTCAACGGTTGCTTTTTTAAGTACAGCTCTTTATGCAAATGCAGATATGCAGTCACAAATTGATGAGCTAACTAAAAAAGTTCAAACCTTAGAGAAAAAACAAACTAAAAATACAGAAAAAATAAGTAGTGTTAATGCACTTGCGGCTAAAGATAACTTAAAGTTTGATGTTGACTTTAGAACTTCGTACGATAACATACAATATGAAACTGTCGGCAAAAAGAAATACAGCAATGACGCTCTATACTCAAATCGTTTATGGTTAGGTATGGGCTATGCTCCAGTTGACACTATGATTTTTAAGGGTCAACTTTCTTTTAACAAAGCTTTCGGTGCTAGTTACGCGCAAAGAGGAACTGGTCATGGTTTTGATACATTTGACTGGGTTATCAATGAAAACCTAACAGATGATACTTTAAAAGTAAGAGAAGCATACTGGTTATGGACTCCTACTGTTGGTGGTTTCCCAACAACTCTAAGTGTTGGTCGTCGTCCTGCAACTAATGGCTACCTAATCAACCTTAGAGATGATGATAAAGCGAAATCTCCAATGGGCCACGTAATCAATATGGAATTTGATGGTGCAAGCGCTAGCGTTCAACTAGATAAGTATGTATCTGGTATGTATGTTAAACTTTGTCTTGGTCGCGGACTTACAAATGCTGCTTCATGGGCTTCTAGTGCAACATATTATGCAGGTGGTGGGGGCGCAGTATCTCCGAACTATGCAGAAGTAAGCGGTGCTTTAGATAATGTAGATATGCTAGGAGTAATTTTTAAGCCATATGATAACGGTCAATATTCTCTTATGACTAAGTATTATCGTGGATTCAATGTACCAGGAATGGTAAATAATCCATCTTATGTACCGCCTGCTGCTCCTACAGCAGCTGTTCCGGCTATGCTGATGAAAAGTCTTGGGGAAATGGATGGAGCGGCTATCTCTGGTAAAATAGATGGTATAGGTAATGAAATCAATGATTTCTTGGACAGTACTGTTATATTTGCTTCATTTGCTTGGTCTCAAACAAGACCAGATAGCACAAATGCTGCGGACGCCATGCTTGGCTCAACTGAACAAAAATCTGGTACATCATACTGGATCGGTACTCAGATGCCAAATATGACTGGTGGTAAATTTGGTTTAGAGTATAACCATGGTTCAAAATACTGGAGACCATTTACTTATGGTGAAGATACTATGGTTGGTTCTAAAATGGCTACTCGTGGTAGTGCTTATGAAGCTTATTGGACTCAACCTATTATAGATGATGTATTCTCTATGCAAATTAGATATACATATTTAGATTATGATTATAGTGGCTCAAATGGTTTCTTCGGAAATGGCGGTGCACCAATTGACTTATCAAGTTCAACAGAAGTTGCAGCAGCGGCACTACAAGGTTCAGACCCTGTTAAAACTGCACAAGATATCCGTGTTTATTTTAGATACAGATATTAA
- a CDS encoding NAD(P)/FAD-dependent oxidoreductase has protein sequence MKKNAILEEILNEVDKHPEIMSRREAMKYLTVSPLAASILASATVGAASASASSAKGKIVIVGGGLAGMSTAARLNNTLSNADITVIEPDPISVSYQPGQTLVGAGLWDLSDITYKRDDFLPSGVKLIKGSVTAFNPENNSVTVDGSKEVSYDQMIIATGLMLNYGAVKGLDGVITSSGKDNAAVKNSGIGKDGLHSIYFQDGASATWKGIEELVAKAKAHKGPEKLQAVFTHPNTPIKCGGAPKKIMYLTNARLEEAGVRDKVELTFYPNGGGMFGIKDYHTAIVQQFKDRGFKWHYKHNLVEVDQASKIAVFDHHWEEKGAFDDDLGEYKMVVKHERVEVPYDFMHVTPPMKAPDVVGSSAVGSGKGWVPVNKETLQHVKFQNVWCLGDVAAVPMGKTGGSARKQYKVVVDNLIATMEGKSLPSKYDGYTVCPLITSIGTVMLAEFNWASKKPGSGVNAASFPLDPTKERWIWWLLKVYALKPMTIHGMLAGRA, from the coding sequence ATGAAAAAAAACGCAATCTTAGAAGAAATTCTAAATGAAGTAGATAAGCACCCGGAGATTATGTCTCGTCGTGAGGCTATGAAATATTTAACAGTATCTCCATTAGCTGCATCAATTTTAGCAAGTGCTACAGTAGGTGCTGCTTCAGCTTCTGCTTCAAGTGCAAAAGGTAAAATTGTTATCGTAGGTGGTGGTTTAGCTGGTATGAGTACTGCGGCAAGACTTAACAACACTTTATCAAATGCTGATATAACTGTAATTGAACCAGATCCAATTTCTGTATCTTACCAACCAGGTCAAACTCTAGTAGGTGCTGGTCTTTGGGATCTTTCAGATATCACATATAAAAGAGATGATTTTTTACCAAGTGGTGTTAAACTAATCAAAGGCAGTGTTACTGCTTTTAATCCAGAGAACAACTCTGTTACTGTTGATGGTTCAAAAGAAGTTTCTTATGACCAAATGATTATTGCTACTGGTCTTATGCTTAACTACGGGGCTGTAAAAGGTCTTGATGGTGTTATTACTTCATCTGGCAAAGATAATGCTGCTGTTAAAAATAGTGGTATAGGTAAAGACGGTCTTCACTCAATATATTTCCAAGATGGTGCATCTGCAACATGGAAAGGTATTGAAGAGTTAGTAGCTAAAGCTAAAGCTCACAAAGGTCCTGAAAAACTACAAGCTGTGTTTACTCACCCAAATACACCAATTAAATGTGGTGGTGCACCGAAGAAAATTATGTATCTTACAAATGCTCGCTTAGAAGAAGCTGGTGTTAGAGATAAAGTTGAATTAACTTTCTATCCAAATGGTGGCGGAATGTTCGGTATCAAAGATTACCATACTGCAATCGTTCAACAGTTCAAAGATAGAGGTTTCAAATGGCACTACAAGCATAATCTAGTAGAAGTAGATCAAGCTAGTAAAATTGCTGTATTTGATCACCACTGGGAAGAAAAAGGTGCATTCGATGATGACCTAGGCGAATATAAAATGGTTGTTAAGCACGAACGTGTAGAAGTTCCTTATGATTTTATGCATGTTACTCCTCCAATGAAAGCTCCAGATGTTGTTGGTTCATCAGCAGTTGGCTCTGGTAAAGGTTGGGTACCGGTAAATAAAGAAACTTTACAACATGTTAAATTTCAAAATGTTTGGTGCTTAGGTGATGTTGCTGCTGTTCCTATGGGTAAAACTGGTGGATCTGCTCGTAAACAATACAAAGTTGTTGTTGACAATCTAATAGCTACAATGGAAGGTAAATCATTACCAAGTAAATATGACGGTTACACAGTATGTCCACTTATCACAAGTATTGGTACTGTTATGTTAGCTGAGTTTAACTGGGCTTCTAAGAAACCAGGCAGTGGCGTAAATGCTGCTTCATTCCCACTTGATCCAACTAAAGAAAGATGGATATGGTGGTTATTAAAAGTTTATGCACTTAAACCTATGACTATCCATGGTATGCTTGCTGGTAGAGCGTAA
- the fliI gene encoding flagellar protein export ATPase FliI — protein MPFKSLKDKISSKNYSVAFGEVIKINATIITAKGLSVSISDMVKIISNSTAQETMGMVTEIDGATFFITPFSFVEGFCSGDRVFLDQTGMNIPVGQALLGRVVDPFMRPIDEKGTISSIKMSPIIKAPIAAMKRGMIDEIFSVGVKSIDGLLTCGKGQKLGIFAGSGVGKSTLMGMIVKGSTAPIKVVALIGERGREVPEFIEKNLGGDLENTVIIVATSDDSPLMRKYGAFAAMSVAEYFKDQGLDVLFIMDSVTRFAMAQREIGLALGEPPTSKGYPPSSLTLLPQLMERAGKEDGKGSITAFFTVLIEGDDMSDPIADQSRSILDGHIVLSRELTDFGIYPPIHILNSASRVMNDIISKEHLQMVMKFRRLYTLLKENEMLIRIGAYVKGTDSELDEAMNKKEGMEKFMSQDANMQTNYQDTLDELTALMSSNQL, from the coding sequence ATGCCATTTAAATCACTTAAAGATAAGATCTCATCTAAAAACTACTCAGTAGCATTTGGTGAGGTTATAAAAATCAATGCTACAATTATTACGGCCAAAGGTCTAAGTGTTAGCATAAGTGACATGGTTAAAATCATATCAAATTCTACTGCTCAAGAGACTATGGGTATGGTTACAGAGATTGATGGTGCAACTTTTTTTATTACTCCCTTTAGTTTTGTAGAAGGTTTTTGTTCTGGTGACAGAGTGTTTTTGGATCAAACCGGTATGAATATCCCAGTTGGACAAGCTCTTCTTGGAAGAGTAGTTGACCCTTTTATGCGTCCTATAGATGAAAAAGGTACTATAAGCAGCATAAAAATGTCACCAATCATTAAAGCTCCTATAGCTGCTATGAAAAGAGGAATGATTGATGAGATTTTTAGTGTTGGTGTAAAAAGTATAGATGGACTTTTGACATGTGGAAAAGGCCAAAAACTTGGTATCTTTGCAGGAAGTGGTGTCGGTAAATCAACTCTGATGGGTATGATCGTTAAAGGTTCTACTGCTCCTATTAAAGTTGTAGCCCTTATTGGAGAGCGTGGAAGGGAAGTCCCTGAGTTTATAGAGAAGAATCTTGGCGGTGATTTGGAGAATACTGTAATTATTGTGGCAACTTCTGATGATTCTCCACTTATGAGAAAGTATGGTGCTTTTGCAGCGATGAGTGTCGCGGAGTACTTTAAAGACCAAGGCTTAGATGTTCTCTTTATCATGGATTCTGTTACAAGATTTGCTATGGCTCAAAGAGAGATTGGTCTGGCTCTTGGTGAACCACCGACTTCAAAGGGTTATCCACCATCATCTTTAACTCTCCTTCCTCAGTTAATGGAGCGTGCAGGAAAAGAGGATGGCAAAGGCTCAATTACCGCTTTCTTTACAGTTTTAATCGAAGGTGATGATATGAGTGACCCTATTGCTGATCAATCTCGTTCTATTTTAGATGGGCATATTGTGCTTTCTCGTGAACTTACAGATTTTGGTATATATCCGCCTATTCATATTTTAAACTCAGCATCTAGAGTTATGAATGACATCATTTCAAAAGAACATCTGCAAATGGTTATGAAGTTCAGAAGGCTATATACACTTTTAAAAGAGAATGAGATGCTGATTCGTATTGGCGCTTATGTTAAGGGCACAGATTCAGAACTTGATGAAGCAATGAATAAAAAAGAAGGTATGGAAAAGTTCATGTCTCAGGATGCTAATATGCAGACAAATTATCAAGATACTTTAGATGAACTTACCGCTCTTATGTCTTCTAATCAATTATAA
- a CDS encoding CZB domain-containing protein, which translates to MDKEHVLGHLRAAKSAHIKWVQKAKLLINGIDVKEDSIPVDSTECKFGQWFYSEGQILNALSNNPVECMVKIERLHFNLHDVYMNIFNIYFNKPKDGFFAKLFGKKNSIEDYEADKARQYYVNLEIISKELLEEINRLERRLIAVPEERIKELV; encoded by the coding sequence ATGGATAAAGAACATGTTCTTGGGCATTTACGAGCTGCAAAATCTGCCCATATAAAATGGGTTCAAAAAGCAAAACTTCTTATCAATGGTATAGACGTTAAAGAAGACTCCATTCCGGTTGATTCTACAGAGTGTAAATTTGGTCAATGGTTTTATAGTGAAGGACAGATATTAAATGCTCTATCAAATAACCCTGTGGAATGCATGGTAAAGATTGAAAGATTACACTTTAATCTGCATGATGTATATATGAATATATTTAACATATATTTTAATAAACCAAAAGATGGATTTTTTGCAAAACTTTTTGGTAAAAAAAATAGTATTGAAGATTATGAGGCAGATAAGGCAAGACAATATTATGTAAATTTAGAAATAATATCAAAAGAACTTCTAGAAGAAATCAATAGATTAGAGAGAAGATTAATAGCAGTTCCAGAAGAGAGAATCAAAGAGTTAGTTTAG
- the folE gene encoding GTP cyclohydrolase I FolE: MKKKEDIEFENAVKTMMLHVNEDPTREGLLETPGRVRKAYEFIYGGYKENPKEILEKALFTSSNDEMVLLKDIEFYSTCEHHLLPIIGRVHVAYIPDGKVVGLSKIPRVVNVFARRMQIQEQLTEQIADAIMEAIAPKGVAVVIQARHMCMEMRGVEKINSTTTSSALRGLFKKDEKTRSEFFSLINSPTGTRY; the protein is encoded by the coding sequence TTGAAAAAAAAAGAAGATATAGAGTTTGAAAATGCTGTAAAAACCATGATGCTTCATGTTAATGAAGATCCAACCAGAGAAGGTCTCTTAGAGACTCCTGGTAGGGTTAGAAAAGCTTATGAGTTCATATACGGTGGATATAAAGAAAATCCAAAAGAGATTTTGGAAAAAGCACTCTTTACAAGCTCAAACGATGAAATGGTACTTTTAAAAGATATAGAGTTTTACTCAACTTGTGAGCATCATCTACTTCCTATCATAGGTCGTGTGCATGTTGCTTATATTCCAGATGGAAAAGTAGTAGGACTATCTAAAATACCAAGAGTTGTAAATGTCTTTGCTCGTCGCATGCAGATTCAAGAACAATTGACAGAGCAGATAGCAGATGCTATTATGGAAGCTATTGCACCAAAAGGTGTAGCAGTTGTAATTCAAGCTCGCCATATGTGTATGGAAATGCGTGGTGTTGAGAAGATCAACTCTACAACTACATCTAGTGCACTTCGTGGTCTTTTTAAAAAAGATGAAAAAACAAGAAGTGAGTTTTTTTCTCTGATTAATTCACCTACAGGTACTAGATACTAA
- the rsmA gene encoding 16S rRNA (adenine(1518)-N(6)/adenine(1519)-N(6))-dimethyltransferase RsmA: MNKNSVVAKKKFGQNFLKDEAVLRKIIEAMPKSDNKVVEIGPGLGDLTKYLVDVKSVEAFEVDTDLCKLLQSTFKEEIATKRLHINCGDVLQAWQSSLIDEPYDLVANLPYYIATNIILKALADPMCKNILVMVQLEVAEKFCAHEGEKVFGSLSVITQSVGEAHIVMQVPPTAFEPPPKIDSAVFLIRKNADRSDEDFEGLLRVAFKQPRKTLMKNLSANYEKSILQEVFNELSLALTIRPHQVSTQDYHQLYKKII; this comes from the coding sequence ATGAATAAAAATAGCGTAGTGGCTAAGAAGAAATTTGGACAGAATTTCCTAAAAGATGAAGCAGTATTAAGAAAAATAATCGAAGCGATGCCCAAAAGCGATAATAAAGTCGTAGAAATTGGCCCTGGCTTAGGTGATTTAACTAAATATTTAGTAGATGTCAAAAGTGTAGAAGCTTTTGAGGTCGATACCGATTTGTGTAAACTATTACAAAGTACATTTAAAGAAGAGATTGCTACCAAGCGACTCCACATAAATTGTGGGGATGTTCTACAAGCTTGGCAGAGTAGCCTTATTGATGAGCCGTATGATTTAGTGGCGAATTTGCCATATTATATTGCAACAAACATCATATTGAAAGCACTCGCAGATCCAATGTGTAAAAATATACTTGTAATGGTACAGCTTGAAGTGGCAGAAAAATTTTGCGCGCATGAAGGTGAAAAGGTATTTGGATCTTTGAGTGTTATAACTCAAAGTGTAGGAGAGGCGCATATTGTTATGCAAGTTCCACCAACTGCTTTTGAACCTCCGCCAAAAATAGATTCTGCTGTTTTTCTTATACGAAAAAATGCTGATAGAAGTGATGAGGATTTTGAGGGCTTGCTTAGAGTTGCATTTAAGCAACCCAGAAAAACTCTTATGAAAAATCTATCGGCAAATTATGAGAAGAGTATACTTCAAGAAGTTTTTAATGAGCTCTCGCTTGCACTAACGATTCGTCCTCATCAAGTATCTACACAAGACTATCACCAACTCTATAAAAAAATAATATAA